CCTTCAGAACTCATGGGACTACGGTCCGCTGGGTGTGGAGTTGAAGAATAATATCAAGCAGGAGTGGTGGCGCAGGTTTGTGCAACAGCGCACGGATATGGTGGGAATCGACGCTGCGCTTTTGATGAATCCGAAAGTATGGGAGGCCTCGGGGCACCTTGCCAACTTCACCGACCCGCTCGTGGAGTGCAAAAAATGCCATGAACGGTATCGCGCGGACGTGCTCGCCGAAGCTTCAGCGAAGGTGAGTCAGTTGCCCCCGGATACAACAAAGTGCCCGAACTGCGGGGGCGAGCTTACGGCTGCGCGCCAGTTCAACATGATGTTAAAGACATTTCTTGGGCCGGCGGAGGACAGCGCGCATGTGGCGTATTTCCGTCCCGAGACCGCGCAGGGGATGTTTGTGAATTTTCAACTTACCGCGAATACGACGCGTAAGCGGTTGCCGTTCGGCATTGCGCAAATGGGCAAAGCGTTCCGCAACGAAATTACTCCCGGCAATTTCATTTTCCGTACGCGGGAGTTTGAGCAGATGGAAATTGAGTATTTTATTAAGCCGCCAAAAACCGACGTGGAATGGACTGCGCATGTTGAAACATGGCTAGAAGAAATGAAAAAGTGGTGCGCGCATTTGGGAATTGCCGAAAATAAACTGCACTTCGCGGAAATTCCGGATGGCGAGCGAGCGCATTACTCCAAGCGCACGGTGGACATTGAATACGAATACCCGTTTGGCCGTAAAGAACTGTATGGCTTGGCGTACCGCGGCGATTTTGATTTGAAGAATCACGCGGAGAAAAGCGGTGAGGACTTGCGTTACAGCGATCCGGAAACCGGCGAAAAATACTTACCGCACGTTATTGAACCCACGTGGGGGGTGGACCGATCGGTGCTGGTCGCGATGCTTGAGGCATACCATGAGGAGGATGCGCCGACGGCTCAAGAAGGAGAGAGTGAGACGCGAGTTGTCATGCGATTTCCGAAATGGCTCGCGCCGTATAAAGTGGCGGTGTTGCCCCTTTCCAAAAAAGAAGAGCTTTCGGGTGTTGCGGGCGAAGTGTATGACATGCTTCGGGCAAGTTTCGTTACCGACTACGACGAGTCCCAAAGTATCGGCAAGCGCTACCGCCGGCAGGATGAAATTGGTACGCCGTATTGCGTAACGGTGGATTTTGATACGCTGAATGATAAGGCGGTGACGGTGCGGGACAGGGACACGATGCTACAAGAAAGAATCGCCATTGATAAACTCGGCGCGTATCTTAAAGAGAAACTTGGCGTATAGCGCAGATGGCTAATTACTAATTTCTAATATCTAATTTCTAATTGCGGTATCGCTTCGACGGGCTCAGCGAGTAAAAAATATTTTATTTCCTGAGCGAAGCGGAGCGGAGTCGAAGGAATACAATAATTAGGCATTAGATATTGGGAATTAGAAATTAAAAAGTAGCGAATTGCTCATAATTATGAAAACCGCAAAAACAAAGACATATTCCCGAACTGTATTGGATAACGGTCTCCGCATCATTACCGTTCCCCAAAAGGGCGCCTTAGCCGTGACAGTGCTGGTGCTTGTGGAGGCAGGGTCAAAGTACGAGACCAAGGATATCAACGGGCTTTCGCACTTCTTGGAGCATATGTGTTTTAAGGGCACCAAAAAGCGGCCGACGGCGATGGATATCGCGGGAGAGCTTGACGGCATCGGTGCCGAATATAATGCCTTTACCTCGCAGGAATGGACCGGTTATTACGCTAAAGTGCAGGCGCACGAACTGGATACCGCGCTGGATATTATTTCGGATATGTATCTGAATCCGATTTTTGACCCGAAAGAAATCGAAAAAGAAAAAGGCGTGGTGATTGAGGAACTCAATATGTATGAAGATATGCCGCAGAGGCGTGTGCAGGAACTTTTTACACAGCTGATGTATGGCGATCAGCCGGCGGGGTGGGATGTGGGTGGCAACAAAGAAGTGATCCGGGAGATGACACGCGAGCATTTTTTAAATTATCGCGGCAAGCATTATTTAGCGGACGCGACTTCTGTTATTGTTGCCGGAGCGTTTAACGAGAAGGAGATTATGAAGAAAATCGAGCATGCCTTTCGCGAAATGCCCGTCGGGAAAAAAGAGGGTAAGCTTGTGGTAAAAGAAGCGCAAAAGAAACCGGCGACATTCGTGAAGTTTAAAGAATCCGACCAGTCCCACCTTGTCATCGGCGTGAGGGCTTTCTCTATGTTTGATAAGCGGCGATATGCGCTGGACGTGCTTTCCGACATATTGGGCGGGGGAATGAGCTCGCGGTTGTTTCAACGTGTGCGCGAAGAACTTGGCGCCGCGTATTACGTGAAAGCCGGCGCGGATTTATTGACTGACCATGGGTACTTGGAAATTTCCGCCGGCGTTGAACACTCAAAACTTGAGATTGTCGTCACCGCGATTCTTAAAGAATTGAAAACGTTAGCAACCTTGCGGGTGACCGAAGCCGAGCTTGCGCGCGCGAAAGATCACCTTTCGGGAAGAACGGTGCTTGGGCTTGAAACGTCCGATGCCTTGGCGATGTATTACGGCGGGCAGGAGGTGGTGCGGGAACCGATTGAGACTCCGGAAGAAGCGCTGAAAAAAATGCACGCGGTGACGCCGGAGGATATATTAGGCGTTGCAAAAGACATTTTCAAGAATGAAGGGTTGAACCTTGCGTTGATCGGGCCGGTCAAAGACGGGAAGAAGCTGGAGGGGTTGTTGAAGATATAGATTCGCCCGATGTCGGATGTTCGGTGTTCGGCGCGGACGGAAAAGGGAACGGCTCAACGAGAGTGACTCGTTGAGCCGTTGCGGTTCCGGTGCGGTTTATTTGTCGGTGGTGATGGCGATCATGTTCCCATCGGGGAATGTGATGCGCGCATCCACGCGGATGTTCGCGGCCTCAATCTTTCCGACTTCCACATGTTCCAGGTAAGCCAAGAATCCATCGCGTTTGTCGGCGTCGATTGCGGCAACCTCTTCCGCGGTGAGCAGCCGGCAGACGATGAGCCGTTGCGGTGTTTTGATTGCCGCTGTTGCGAGGCAGAAGCTGATCTTGCCGGGCGGTGGAGAGCCGCCAGTGAAGGTGACGAAAAGGCCATTCTTGTTCCATGCCTCAATTTTTTCATTGAGGCGCTGCTTCATGGCGGTTTCCTTGTCGTCATCGCTCATCTCGTCAATGCCTTCCACATCCTCGCAGAGTTCCTCCGGGTCAATGACTTCGGTGCGCGATCTCATGACGATTCCCTTTCAAATGGGTTGCCGCGTGTTTCTTTTTATAGCGTATACCCTGGCGCCCGAAATTGTAAACAGCCCCCAGGAGAATCCCTGTGGGGCTGTTTGGCGCGCGTTGTTGTAGGTCTAGGCGCTCACCTTCGTGCAGAGGAACATGAGCGCGGCATTTCCACCGGCCTCCATAGAGAGCATGCAGTCCACGTGGTAGCCCTCCGCGTTCCACCGTTGCACCGTGGACTGAGTTTCGGCGGTCACGTGCGCGGAGCGCTCATCCCTCGTCATGCTACACCACAGGTGCTCTTCGTTCGTATCCGCGTCTCCGTCTGGGTTGGTCCAAGTGAACCGTTGTTCGACACCCTTGGCCGGCTCCGAGAGGAGCATCAGCGTATTCCCGTTCTCCAGAAGTCCACCGAGGGTTATGCGGAGCCCTGCGGTGTTGAACCTGGTGATCTCGCGTTGCAGCCACTCCGTCACGCGCGCGTTCCGTTGCGCTTCGGTGAGGTTTTCGGGACTCCCGAGCGCATCCAGTGCGGCGAGACTCACAAACTCCAGGGCCTGCTTCATCGTCAACTCCTTTTCAGTTGTCGATGCCTATGGAATGCCGGC
The bacterium genome window above contains:
- a CDS encoding pitrilysin family protein, encoding MKTAKTKTYSRTVLDNGLRIITVPQKGALAVTVLVLVEAGSKYETKDINGLSHFLEHMCFKGTKKRPTAMDIAGELDGIGAEYNAFTSQEWTGYYAKVQAHELDTALDIISDMYLNPIFDPKEIEKEKGVVIEELNMYEDMPQRRVQELFTQLMYGDQPAGWDVGGNKEVIREMTREHFLNYRGKHYLADATSVIVAGAFNEKEIMKKIEHAFREMPVGKKEGKLVVKEAQKKPATFVKFKESDQSHLVIGVRAFSMFDKRRYALDVLSDILGGGMSSRLFQRVREELGAAYYVKAGADLLTDHGYLEISAGVEHSKLEIVVTAILKELKTLATLRVTEAELARAKDHLSGRTVLGLETSDALAMYYGGQEVVREPIETPEEALKKMHAVTPEDILGVAKDIFKNEGLNLALIGPVKDGKKLEGLLKI
- a CDS encoding glycine--tRNA ligase produces the protein MAKEKTQLKENKMEKITSLAKRRGFIFPGSEIYGGLQNSWDYGPLGVELKNNIKQEWWRRFVQQRTDMVGIDAALLMNPKVWEASGHLANFTDPLVECKKCHERYRADVLAEASAKVSQLPPDTTKCPNCGGELTAARQFNMMLKTFLGPAEDSAHVAYFRPETAQGMFVNFQLTANTTRKRLPFGIAQMGKAFRNEITPGNFIFRTREFEQMEIEYFIKPPKTDVEWTAHVETWLEEMKKWCAHLGIAENKLHFAEIPDGERAHYSKRTVDIEYEYPFGRKELYGLAYRGDFDLKNHAEKSGEDLRYSDPETGEKYLPHVIEPTWGVDRSVLVAMLEAYHEEDAPTAQEGESETRVVMRFPKWLAPYKVAVLPLSKKEELSGVAGEVYDMLRASFVTDYDESQSIGKRYRRQDEIGTPYCVTVDFDTLNDKAVTVRDRDTMLQERIAIDKLGAYLKEKLGV